The sequence below is a genomic window from Brevibacillus agri.
TTGGGTATATTGATCGCCCTGGCCTTCTGCCGGGTTGGATTCAAACGCGATGGTTGGCGCAATTTTGCTCAACTCGTCGTAGTTCGCTTCCACGTTGCGCTTCATGCCGATAATGAGGTCAGGCTTGAGGAGCATGATAGATTCCAAGTTTGGCGCGACGCGGCTTCCCACGTCCACTACATCCGGGGCAATTTCCACAGGGAGCTTGACCCACTTTTTCATATTTGGAATATCGGCAATTCCTACAGGCTGCATGCCGAGAGCCAGAACATGCTCAGCGCTGCTCCATTCCAGAGCAACAACGCGCTTAGGAACGCCTTTGATTGTCGTTTCTCCCATCAAGTGCTTGACAGTGCGCACTTGTTCTTCCGCCGCCTTGTCTGCCTCTGGCTGCGCAGATGCTGCCGGCTGTGCCTGCCCGGAACCGGATTGGGCGTTTTGAGTAGCAGTCCCTCCGTTCCCGCACGCTGCCAACAGAAGCATGGCAGACAAAAAGACGAGCAGGATTGGTAACTTCGTGATACGCATGCGATGACTCCCCCTTTTTTACGTTGCAAGCATTCTAAGGATGATTACTGGCGATGGTCATGTCTTCCACTATGCAATGATAATGATTATCATTTTCTTTGTCAATATTAGAATATGCAGATATGTTCGATTTTCGTGCCTTGCTGATCGAGGCGAAATGAAGTAGTCATTCGCCCCAAGTACCGTTTTGTCCCGGATTTTGCGAGGGTTTTGACGGTCTTTTTGGCATAAAAAAAGACACTCCGTTCATTCCGAGTGCCTAGAAAATAGGAATAAGATTTAAAAAGGGTTTACCTTCTTACAACCCAACAGAAGTACAAGTTACCGGAAGTATCCCCGTTATCAACCTCTGCTGGCTCTGCTCGGCCTGAATGGCCATCGATTGTTGCCTCGAAGTCATGACCTATTTTATGTCCCTTTGCATTCTGACTAATCGTGTACGACTGTGAAGATACCCAAACATCAGATTCCCTTAGAACATCATCAAAATACTCATTGTCCTCTACCTTAAATTCATGCCAATCGCCGGAAAGACTTCCATTTGAATCAAAAATCTCTATGTCTCCAGATGTATCCCAAGATACTCTCGCGCCGGGAGGCCATGTAAGATCAAAATCTACACTACCAGAAATACTGGAATCATCAGGAAGCCACCCCTTTGTAATGATATTACTTGTTTTATCCGCATCAAGTCTGTCCACAAATTCTCTCGATTCAAAAACTTCAATTTCACTAAGCGGCTGGTCTGCACGGAAATAGACATAGCTTTTTGTATCAGGGTTAGAGGGAGTGTCATCTTTATAAACTTCCCAGACATGGTATGATTTTGCTAGTCTCTGTTGGGTAGAATTAATATCAATAAAGTTATTCATTTCCGTTTCCCAAGTGTATATATTTGAAAATGAATCTGGAAGGTTCACGTCTATTCCCGCTGCTTTGGCTATATTTGGACTTAGAAAGCTAATTTGGGATTTTCGAGGGTTAGCGATCTTATTTATTTTAATATTGTATCTCTTTGTGATATTCTCGAGATCTTCCAGATTATAGCCTTGATTTTCTCGATTAATCGAGATAACAGATGACAATTTCACCTGGTTATTTTCAAATTTGTAACCAAACAGATCAAGCGAGTATGTTGAATCTTTCGGATACTCAGGGGACAAACCCAAATCCGGTTCAAAAGTGTTTATGATATTTTCCGCATCAAGTTTTTCGCCGAAAATATAAAAAGGCTTGTGTTCTTTTTTAGCTTGTTTATACCATTTTTTCACCTTCGTGTCCTTTAGATTCGATTCAGCGATCCAAAGCGCATCGATCTCATCTGGAATTTCTTGAATATCCTCTTCTAGTATTTGGATGGATTCCTCTACTTTACCAAGACTTCTCTGTTCACGGGTAGCTTCTTCAATTGTTTTACCGACAGCGCTATTTTGCTCATAGCCAATTACGCCAATTTTAAAAGGGCCTTGTTTTATTTTTGAGGTAGTAATCTCTACTTCTTGAGCTTCAACACCAAAGTTACCCGCAACCACTGTCATGAGTAGAACAATACACGTCGAAATTTTTAGTATTTTTCTCCCCTTCATCAAACTCAACTCCTTTTTCGCATAAAAAACACCATTTATAATACTTAAATGTCAATCATTGGAGAGTGCCTTTATTATACCTAACATTTTCTGGTTTGACAGTTCTAATCGACTTGCCCTCGTCTCAAACTGAGTTGTGTACATTGGGACAAGCATTAGCCCTGGGCTTCCTCAGATTCCACCTCGCAATAGACTCCACTGTCTTTGGCTAACGATAAGCGCTCGCCCAACAACCAAAAATCCCCCTCATGCGAGGAGGATTTTTCCTTTTTACTTCCTTCTGCTACACTTCTTTCGGCAACACAATCCCCCGGTAGAGCTGAACTGTGACGAGGTAGTAGATCGCGTACACGGCTACGAAAATGACCGTTGGAATCCAGATGTTTACATATGGGTCCAGCAGGATGATCGAAAACATTTCCATCCCAACGAGCACGTGCAGCAGGCCCAGCAAAGCCGGGAAGACGAACACGACAAACAGCTCCTTGTAGATCGAGCCGACCAGCAGCTCCTTGCGCACGCCGATTTTTCGCAACATGCTGTAGCGGTCTTTGTCGCGGGTGGCCCCGGACAAAATTTTGAACATCAGGCAACTTGCCATCATCGCCAGGAACGCAATCCCGAGGAAAAAGCCCATAAACATCGTGCCGCTGGTAAAAGCGTACACTTGCTGGTACGTGCTGTATTTGGAGTTGATGGAGACTTCATGGTCCTCGTCAACATGCTCAGGTTTGAGCAGCTTCATTTGGCGCTCGTCCATCGCTTTCAAGTCGGCTTTGTACTTGAGGTAGTCATCCACTTGCGCCACGAGAACTTTGTGCTCGCTGCCCTTGATTGCCGCATACGTCTCCTGGTCGACGATTTGCACGGCATGGTCCGAGAGCATCTCGTAACTGCTGATGAACTCGCGGGAAATCGCTTGGCTCCACTCATCCGGCACCGAGGCAAGCTGCGGATCTTCGGCCGGATCGTTATACATGATGTACGCCTTTTCCGGCAGCGGCTGCGTCACCCGCTTTGGCTCGTTATCCGGCGAATACTGCTCCATCGTATTGGTCGAGATGAGCGGAGGATGCGCCAGCAAGTCTTCTTTGGTAAAGTAGTAGGCTTTCTCGTCCTTTTTGTAGCGATACGTATTTTGCTCCAGCACTTGCATGTTGGCAAGCGCCTGATAATCTTCCTCGACCGGATCGTGCAAGGTGATGTCGTAGATGCGCCCGATGCTCGCCACCAGCTCTACGTTTTGCTGGAAAGCC
It includes:
- a CDS encoding ABC transporter substrate-binding protein — protein: MRITKLPILLVFLSAMLLLAACGNGGTATQNAQSGSGQAQPAASAQPEADKAAEEQVRTVKHLMGETTIKGVPKRVVALEWSSAEHVLALGMQPVGIADIPNMKKWVKLPVEIAPDVVDVGSRVAPNLESIMLLKPDLIIGMKRNVEANYDELSKIAPTIAFESNPAEGQGDQYTQMIATFKEIADILGKNAEAENVLKELDKTYAEAKERIVKAGMDKTPIVLAMGYSNQNAVEFRLSTDNSTAIQILNRVGLTNAYKPKKFEMNGMTTTDVEALPALQDANFLHIIQDDDNVIENQLKNNPVWNGLKFVKENRIYALGGDMWPYGGPLSAQIMAKKAADLLAK
- a CDS encoding ABC transporter permease, with translation MLWKLSLSSMRKMMKDYLVLLVGLVISISIFYMFQTLGMNSEYVKANSMIRSIGIVFNVGAFLLAFITIFYIFYANSFLLSLRRKELGMYMVLGAKKARISQMLFGETLLMGVVSLVIGSLVGIVLSSGIGQLLMSLLDISTEGYHPFYLPSLLMTWGFFLVLFLITSTINAIRLARATELDLIRAEQQNDKVKAKGVGTIVVAILGISLVAFGYYLLTHLREYVALGFIVGAVVTTIGTYLIFISLLPVFVQMLKNNKKLNDCQLNAFTFAQLRFRVNNLTKILGTVAMLIALGVGAMAGGLAFQQNVELVASIGRIYDITLHDPVEEDYQALANMQVLEQNTYRYKKDEKAYYFTKEDLLAHPPLISTNTMEQYSPDNEPKRVTQPLPEKAYIMYNDPAEDPQLASVPDEWSQAISREFISSYEMLSDHAVQIVDQETYAAIKGSEHKVLVAQVDDYLKYKADLKAMDERQMKLLKPEHVDEDHEVSINSKYSTYQQVYAFTSGTMFMGFFLGIAFLAMMASCLMFKILSGATRDKDRYSMLRKIGVRKELLVGSIYKELFVVFVFPALLGLLHVLVGMEMFSIILLDPYVNIWIPTVIFVAVYAIYYLVTVQLYRGIVLPKEV